Proteins encoded by one window of Yersinia massiliensis:
- the acrB gene encoding efflux RND transporter permease AcrB has translation MAKFFIDRPIFAWVLAIILMLAGILAIMKLPVAQYPTIAPPAISISANYPGADATTVQNTVTQVIEQNMNGIDNLLYMSSSSDSSGNVQLTLTFNSGTDPDIAQVQVQNKLQLAMPLLPQEVQQQGVSVEKSSSSFLMVAGFISEDGTMLQEDIADYVGSNVKDPISRTAGVGDVQLFGSQYAMRIWMDPHKLNNYNLTPVDVINAIKVQNNQVAAGQLGGTPPVPGQQLNSSIIAQTRLTSAEEFSQIMLKVNTDGSQVRLKDVAIVQLGAENYNIIARYNGKPAAGIGIKLATGANALNTSAAVKAELAKLQPFFPAGLKVVYPYDTTPFVKISINEVVKTLVEAIILVFLVMYLFLQNFRATLIPTIAVPVVLLGTFAILSALGYSINTLTMFGMVLAIGLLVDDAIVVVENVERVMQEEGLPPKEATKKSMEQIQGALVGIAMVLSAVFIPMAFFGGATGAIYRQFSITIVSAMVLSVLVALILTPALCATMLKPIAKGEHGPKTGFFGWFNRMFEKSTHHYTDSVANILRSTGRYLVIYLAIVIGMGVLFLRLPSSFLPEEDQGVFLTMVQLPAGATQERTQKVLNQVTDYYLDKEKDVVNSVFTVNGFGFSGQGQNTGLAFVSLKNWDERPGEQNKVPAIVGRASAAFSQIKDGLVFAFNLPAIVELGTASGFDFQLIDQGNVGHQKLTEARNQLLGMAAQHPDMLVGMRPNGLEDTPQFKVEVDQEKAQALGVAISDINTTLGSAMGGSYVNDFIDRGRVKKVYVQADAPFRMLPGDIDKWYVRNSSGQMVSFSTFSSAKWEYGSPRLERYNGLPSMEILGQAAPGKSTGEAMDLMQDLAAKLPSGIGYDWTGMSYQERLSGNQAPALYAISLIVVFLCLAALYESWSIPFSVMLVVPLGVVGALLAASLRGLNNDVYFQVGLLTTIGLSAKNAILIVEFAKDLMDKEGKGLVESTLEAVRMRLRPILMTSLAFILGVLPLVISSGAGSGAQNAVGTGVMGGMVTATVLAIFFVPVFFVVVRRRFSRKSEDIEHAHPVDHKAK, from the coding sequence ATGGCTAAGTTCTTTATAGATCGCCCTATTTTCGCGTGGGTTCTGGCTATCATCCTGATGTTGGCCGGTATACTCGCGATAATGAAATTACCTGTTGCGCAATATCCAACTATTGCGCCACCGGCAATCTCAATCTCCGCCAACTACCCTGGCGCCGATGCGACTACTGTTCAGAATACAGTTACGCAGGTTATCGAACAGAACATGAATGGTATCGATAACTTGCTGTATATGTCTTCCAGCAGTGACTCATCCGGTAACGTTCAGTTGACGTTGACCTTTAACTCTGGCACTGACCCGGATATCGCTCAGGTTCAGGTTCAGAACAAACTGCAATTAGCCATGCCACTATTGCCGCAAGAAGTGCAGCAACAAGGTGTGAGCGTTGAAAAGTCCAGTAGTAGCTTCCTAATGGTTGCCGGTTTTATTTCTGAAGACGGCACCATGCTACAAGAAGATATCGCTGACTATGTGGGTTCTAACGTTAAAGATCCTATCAGCCGTACCGCAGGTGTAGGTGATGTTCAGCTATTCGGTTCCCAGTATGCGATGCGTATCTGGATGGATCCGCACAAACTGAATAACTACAACCTGACGCCAGTTGATGTTATCAATGCCATTAAAGTCCAAAATAACCAAGTCGCCGCAGGCCAGTTGGGCGGAACACCTCCGGTACCAGGCCAGCAACTGAACTCATCTATCATTGCGCAGACACGTTTAACCAGCGCAGAAGAGTTCAGCCAGATCATGCTGAAAGTGAATACAGATGGTTCGCAAGTTCGGCTAAAAGATGTGGCAATCGTGCAGTTGGGTGCTGAAAACTATAACATTATTGCCCGTTATAACGGTAAGCCAGCTGCGGGTATTGGTATCAAGCTGGCGACAGGGGCTAACGCCCTGAACACCTCTGCTGCGGTAAAAGCGGAACTGGCAAAATTACAGCCGTTCTTCCCTGCTGGGCTGAAAGTGGTTTATCCGTATGACACCACACCATTCGTTAAAATCTCTATCAACGAAGTGGTTAAAACATTGGTAGAAGCCATTATTCTGGTGTTCTTGGTTATGTATCTGTTCCTGCAAAACTTCCGTGCAACGTTGATTCCAACGATTGCGGTACCGGTGGTATTGCTTGGGACATTCGCCATTCTCTCCGCTTTGGGCTATTCGATAAACACCCTAACGATGTTCGGGATGGTGTTGGCGATAGGTCTATTGGTGGATGACGCCATCGTCGTCGTCGAGAACGTCGAACGTGTTATGCAAGAGGAAGGGTTACCGCCGAAAGAAGCCACCAAAAAATCCATGGAGCAAATCCAAGGTGCTTTGGTGGGGATCGCGATGGTACTGTCTGCGGTATTTATCCCAATGGCCTTCTTCGGTGGGGCTACAGGGGCAATTTATCGTCAGTTCTCCATTACCATCGTTTCCGCGATGGTGCTCTCGGTCTTGGTGGCATTGATTCTGACACCAGCATTGTGTGCAACGATGCTGAAACCTATCGCTAAAGGCGAGCATGGGCCAAAAACTGGCTTCTTCGGTTGGTTTAACCGCATGTTCGAGAAAAGTACTCACCACTATACCGACAGTGTTGCCAATATTTTGCGCAGCACGGGGCGTTATCTTGTGATTTATCTGGCGATCGTGATCGGTATGGGCGTGTTGTTCTTGCGCTTGCCGTCCTCATTCTTGCCGGAAGAAGATCAGGGTGTGTTCTTGACCATGGTGCAGCTGCCTGCTGGTGCGACACAAGAGCGTACTCAGAAAGTGCTCAATCAGGTGACTGACTATTATCTCGACAAAGAAAAAGACGTAGTTAACTCGGTATTTACCGTTAACGGCTTCGGTTTCAGTGGTCAAGGTCAGAACACCGGTCTGGCATTCGTTAGTCTGAAAAACTGGGATGAGCGTCCGGGTGAGCAAAACAAAGTGCCTGCGATTGTGGGCCGCGCTTCCGCTGCCTTCTCGCAAATTAAAGACGGTTTAGTCTTTGCCTTTAACTTGCCAGCCATTGTGGAACTGGGTACAGCAAGTGGCTTCGACTTCCAGTTGATCGATCAGGGTAACGTTGGGCATCAGAAATTAACTGAAGCACGTAACCAACTGCTTGGCATGGCGGCGCAACATCCCGATATGTTAGTCGGTATGCGTCCTAACGGACTGGAAGATACACCGCAGTTCAAAGTGGAAGTTGATCAGGAAAAAGCACAGGCACTTGGCGTCGCCATTTCTGATATCAATACCACGCTCGGTTCTGCAATGGGTGGTAGCTATGTAAATGACTTTATCGACCGTGGTCGTGTTAAGAAAGTTTACGTGCAAGCTGACGCGCCATTCCGCATGTTACCGGGTGATATTGATAAGTGGTATGTCCGTAACAGTTCCGGCCAAATGGTGTCGTTCTCTACCTTCTCCAGCGCGAAATGGGAATACGGCTCACCACGGCTTGAACGTTACAATGGTTTGCCATCCATGGAAATTCTGGGCCAAGCAGCACCAGGGAAAAGTACCGGTGAAGCCATGGACCTGATGCAAGATTTGGCGGCTAAATTGCCAAGTGGCATAGGTTATGACTGGACTGGTATGTCCTATCAGGAACGTCTGTCGGGTAACCAAGCTCCCGCACTGTATGCTATCTCACTGATTGTGGTCTTCTTGTGTTTGGCGGCCTTGTATGAAAGCTGGTCTATTCCATTCTCGGTCATGCTGGTGGTTCCATTGGGTGTGGTTGGTGCGCTATTGGCTGCCTCACTGCGTGGATTAAACAACGACGTTTACTTCCAAGTCGGCTTGTTGACTACGATTGGGCTATCGGCGAAGAACGCCATTTTGATTGTCGAGTTCGCTAAGGACTTGATGGACAAAGAAGGTAAAGGTTTAGTGGAATCAACATTGGAAGCGGTGCGTATGCGTCTGCGCCCAATTCTGATGACCTCACTGGCCTTTATCCTTGGGGTTCTACCGCTGGTTATCAGTAGTGGTGCCGGTTCAGGTGCACAGAATGCGGTTGGTACAGGGGTAATGGGCGGGATGGTGACCGCGACTGTACTGGCAATATTCTTCGTTCCGGTATTCTTTGTGGTGGTTCGCCGCCGCTTTAGCCGGAAAAGTGAAGATATCGAACACGCACATCCTGTTGACCATAAGGCGAAGTAA
- a CDS encoding PRD domain-containing protein, with amino-acid sequence METRLKILCDAQVIDSGVYLGMLNVLERLEQHWKLSVRHPQGEILITHMANALMRSRRGEVIQAIDDEILKEIETTATFSEVVIINNDLLALFTFDIHENEIGYLLANLYGLSLSQSTEH; translated from the coding sequence ATGGAAACTAGATTAAAAATTCTCTGTGACGCACAGGTTATTGATTCAGGGGTCTATCTGGGGATGTTGAACGTTCTCGAGCGTTTAGAGCAACATTGGAAATTATCCGTGCGCCACCCTCAGGGAGAAATATTGATCACTCACATGGCTAACGCATTGATGCGGTCACGTCGTGGGGAGGTGATTCAGGCTATTGATGATGAAATATTAAAAGAGATTGAAACCACAGCAACTTTTTCTGAAGTCGTCATCATTAACAATGATTTGCTGGCCTTGTTTACCTTCGATATCCATGAAAATGAAATCGGCTATTTATTAGCGAACCTCTATGGATTATCCCTTTCTCAGTCAACGGAACACTGA
- a CDS encoding YhfX family PLP-dependent enzyme produces the protein MLLKALQKQNPALMNAALLLWQQGEIKPDSYVIDVDQVKKNAALLLETATRHGMTLYLMSKQFGRNPLLCKLLLECGYKGIVAVDFKEARQLYQHNLPVAHIGHLVQIPSGMVDEVVSHQPDVITVYSIAKAREIAAAALRQGTEQALLVKVWHPNDLIYPGQEAGFSLDELPNVIREIKTLTGVRLVGVTHFPCMLFDDEQGKTLPSPNLNTLIEAKNILTREGVHVEQVNGPSATCVESIPLLARYGITHAEPGHSLTGTMPSNQQGEQPELIAMLYLTEISHIHQGKSYCYGGGYYQRGHLSHALIFDKQWQPSKVLSPDPDCIDYSLSLTERFEVGRPVVMCFRTQIFVTRSDVALVVGIQSGQPKLLGVFDSQGNTIPSSTGQERL, from the coding sequence ATGCTACTGAAAGCGTTACAAAAACAGAATCCTGCGCTTATGAATGCCGCTCTTTTATTGTGGCAGCAAGGAGAGATAAAGCCAGACAGCTATGTGATTGACGTTGATCAAGTCAAAAAAAATGCCGCTTTGCTGCTAGAAACAGCCACTCGCCACGGCATGACTCTTTATCTGATGAGTAAGCAGTTTGGCCGAAACCCGCTACTTTGCAAACTGCTGCTGGAGTGCGGTTATAAAGGTATCGTTGCCGTGGATTTCAAAGAAGCCCGCCAGCTCTATCAACACAATCTCCCCGTCGCCCACATCGGTCATTTGGTGCAAATCCCTAGTGGGATGGTGGATGAAGTTGTCTCACATCAACCGGATGTCATCACGGTATACAGTATTGCCAAAGCTCGTGAGATTGCCGCCGCTGCGCTTCGCCAAGGCACTGAACAGGCACTATTGGTCAAAGTATGGCACCCCAACGATCTTATTTATCCAGGCCAAGAAGCAGGTTTTTCACTGGATGAACTACCTAACGTGATCCGTGAGATAAAAACCTTAACCGGTGTCAGGCTTGTCGGGGTGACACATTTCCCTTGTATGCTTTTTGATGACGAGCAGGGTAAAACCTTACCCAGTCCAAATCTCAACACGCTCATTGAAGCAAAAAATATTCTTACGCGAGAAGGTGTTCACGTAGAACAGGTCAATGGCCCTTCTGCAACTTGCGTAGAAAGTATTCCGCTGTTGGCACGCTATGGCATCACCCATGCAGAACCGGGCCATTCGTTGACCGGTACCATGCCATCCAACCAGCAAGGTGAACAGCCGGAGCTTATCGCCATGCTCTATCTGACCGAAATATCCCATATCCATCAAGGCAAAAGCTACTGCTACGGGGGCGGTTACTATCAACGCGGTCATTTGAGTCATGCGTTGATATTTGACAAACAGTGGCAACCAAGCAAGGTACTTAGCCCTGATCCTGACTGCATCGATTACAGCCTAAGCCTCACCGAGCGTTTCGAGGTGGGCAGGCCTGTCGTCATGTGTTTTCGCACTCAAATTTTTGTCACCCGTAGTGATGTGGCCCTCGTTGTAGGAATTCAGTCAGGTCAGCCTAAATTACTCGGCGTTTTTGATAGCCAAGGTAACACCATTCCATCGTCCACCGGACAGGAGAGGTTATGA
- a CDS encoding phosphopentomutase: MSKFIVLVIDSFGVGAMPDVADVRPQDITANTCAHILQTYPNMRLPQLEKLGLLNALHIGSPDFNDSIMQDDEQANFGVALLQHEGGDTFMGHQEIMGTLPRSPLSMPFSTVKSQVADALSLAGYQVEQRNAPHDNSDRHDNSDLQFLWVNDAVAIGDNLEADLGQVFNVCANLAAIDFEQVEKIGQIVRRCVAVNRVIAYGGQLANSQAIVSAAQIKQQHYIGINSPKSGVYDNGFQVIHLGYGVDAEVQVPSQLEKINIPTVLVGKVADIVANPAGRNYQRLVDSQTILDITLAEVQRAGSAFICTNIQETDLAGHGQDVERYAERLQLVDNMLGKITEAMVAGDCLVVMADHGNDPTIGHSKHTREQVPLLVYLAQEKNLPQQAIQLGIRKTMSDVGATVCEFFSAPAPQNGQSFWQQLTRTHH; encoded by the coding sequence ATGAGTAAATTTATCGTCTTGGTCATCGACAGTTTTGGCGTAGGCGCTATGCCAGATGTTGCTGATGTTCGCCCACAAGATATTACCGCCAATACCTGCGCTCATATTTTGCAAACTTATCCCAATATGCGTTTACCTCAATTGGAAAAACTAGGGTTGCTAAATGCCCTGCATATCGGCTCACCGGATTTTAACGACAGCATCATGCAAGACGATGAGCAGGCCAACTTTGGCGTGGCTTTATTGCAGCATGAAGGTGGCGACACTTTCATGGGCCATCAAGAAATCATGGGCACTTTACCGCGTTCGCCACTAAGCATGCCTTTCTCTACGGTAAAATCTCAGGTAGCGGATGCTCTAAGTCTGGCGGGATATCAAGTTGAACAGCGTAATGCGCCACATGATAACAGTGACCGACATGATAACAGTGACCTGCAATTCCTTTGGGTTAATGATGCCGTGGCGATTGGCGATAATCTTGAAGCAGATTTAGGGCAAGTTTTTAATGTTTGCGCTAATTTAGCCGCCATTGATTTTGAGCAGGTGGAAAAGATTGGCCAGATAGTCCGTCGCTGCGTGGCCGTAAACCGCGTGATTGCATACGGTGGACAACTGGCGAATAGCCAAGCGATAGTCAGTGCGGCACAAATCAAGCAGCAGCATTATATTGGCATCAATAGCCCAAAATCGGGTGTTTACGACAATGGTTTTCAGGTTATCCATCTGGGCTATGGTGTCGATGCCGAAGTACAGGTTCCTTCCCAGCTTGAGAAAATCAATATCCCCACGGTCCTCGTTGGCAAAGTTGCAGATATCGTCGCGAATCCCGCAGGGCGTAACTACCAACGTTTAGTTGATTCCCAAACTATTTTAGATATTACTCTGGCAGAAGTTCAACGTGCAGGGAGTGCCTTTATCTGCACCAATATTCAAGAAACTGATCTCGCCGGTCATGGGCAGGACGTTGAACGTTACGCCGAACGTCTGCAGTTGGTCGATAACATGCTAGGCAAGATAACAGAGGCGATGGTAGCCGGTGATTGTTTAGTCGTTATGGCTGATCACGGTAATGACCCCACTATCGGTCACAGCAAACATACGCGAGAGCAAGTCCCCTTGTTGGTTTATCTTGCACAAGAAAAAAATTTACCGCAGCAAGCCATTCAACTGGGAATTCGAAAAACAATGTCAGATGTTGGCGCGACCGTCTGTGAGTTTTTCTCCGCACCCGCCCCACAAAATGGCCAATCATTTTGGCAGCAACTGACCCGAACTCATCACTGA
- a CDS encoding type B 50S ribosomal protein L31 — MKSGIHPNYRTVVFHDTSADTYFTVGSTIATTRTIERDGQTYPYVTLDISSASHPYYTGKQKEFSKEGSTARFQQRFGRFLTKKAS, encoded by the coding sequence ATGAAATCGGGTATTCATCCTAACTATCGGACTGTCGTTTTCCACGATACCAGTGCAGATACTTATTTCACTGTCGGTTCGACCATTGCGACAACTCGTACCATTGAACGTGATGGACAGACCTATCCGTATGTCACGCTGGATATTTCCTCAGCCTCGCATCCGTATTACACAGGAAAACAAAAAGAGTTCTCCAAAGAAGGAAGTACTGCGCGGTTCCAACAACGTTTTGGCCGCTTCCTCACTAAAAAAGCCAGCTAA
- the ykgO gene encoding type B 50S ribosomal protein L36, translating into MQVLSSLRSAKNRHPDCKIVRRRGRVYVICKSNPRFKAVQGGTHKKR; encoded by the coding sequence ATGCAAGTATTGAGTTCATTACGTTCAGCAAAAAATCGTCACCCTGATTGCAAAATCGTTCGTCGCCGTGGTCGGGTGTATGTCATTTGTAAAAGTAATCCTCGCTTTAAAGCCGTTCAAGGTGGAACTCATAAGAAGCGTTAA
- a CDS encoding metal ABC transporter substrate-binding protein: MKGLSISLAVAALLSSPLAMAKTVEVVASFSILGDIVQQVGGEHVNVTTLVGPNGDPHGFEPTPKNSRQLSKADIVFISGLGLEGWLERLISASGYKGQVVITSTGVDTRKLDEDGKMVTDPHAWNSMANGIKYANNVMNALIVADPEDADYFRKRGGEYIQQLEKLDAYAKAQFAAIPAEKRKVLTSHDAFGYFSQEYGVNFLSPVGFSTESEASASGVAALINQIKQEKIKTYFIENQTDPRLVKQIATASGAKAGGELYPEALSPANGPAATYADAFKHNVDTLVGSMK, translated from the coding sequence ATGAAGGGTTTATCAATTAGTTTGGCGGTAGCTGCCCTACTGTCAAGCCCACTGGCGATGGCGAAAACCGTTGAAGTTGTTGCCAGTTTTTCTATTTTAGGGGACATCGTTCAGCAAGTGGGTGGGGAGCATGTCAATGTGACTACCTTAGTCGGGCCAAATGGTGATCCTCATGGTTTCGAACCGACACCGAAGAATAGCCGGCAGTTATCTAAAGCGGATATCGTGTTTATCAGTGGGCTGGGGCTAGAAGGGTGGTTGGAACGGTTGATCAGTGCGTCAGGCTATAAAGGCCAAGTCGTTATCACTTCCACGGGGGTGGATACCCGCAAACTGGATGAGGACGGTAAGATGGTCACTGATCCCCATGCATGGAATAGCATGGCGAATGGCATCAAGTATGCCAATAACGTGATGAATGCATTAATTGTTGCTGATCCAGAAGATGCTGATTATTTCCGCAAACGGGGCGGGGAATATATCCAGCAACTAGAAAAATTAGATGCCTATGCGAAGGCACAATTTGCCGCGATCCCTGCCGAGAAGCGAAAAGTCCTAACCAGCCATGATGCATTTGGCTATTTTAGCCAAGAGTATGGTGTTAACTTCTTGTCACCAGTGGGGTTCTCAACGGAATCTGAAGCCAGTGCCAGCGGTGTGGCTGCTTTAATTAACCAAATCAAGCAAGAGAAAATCAAAACCTATTTTATTGAAAATCAAACTGATCCACGCTTAGTTAAACAGATTGCGACTGCCAGTGGCGCGAAAGCGGGTGGGGAGCTCTACCCTGAAGCTTTGTCTCCAGCAAATGGACCCGCCGCGACTTACGCCGACGCTTTCAAGCACAATGTGGATACTCTTGTGGGCAGCATGAAATAA
- a CDS encoding metal ABC transporter permease, whose translation MTLIHLLIDPFMDFGFMRRALVACLALSLSSAPLGVFLLLRRMSLVGDALSHAVLPGAAIGYLISGMSLVAMGVGGFIAGLAVAVMSGWVSRRTPLKEDASFAGFYLGSLALGVTLVSLRGSSMDLLHVLFGSILAVDIHAMTMVGVITTFSMLALAAIYRALVVESFDPVFLRVSMGRWLMLVHALFLSLVVLNLVAGFQILGTLMSVGLMMLPAASARFWAKNLPHTLAIAMVIGMVASIVGLLWSYYASLPAGPAIVLSASLIFFLSILFGTRGGVLSTVRR comes from the coding sequence ATGACATTAATCCATCTACTTATTGATCCCTTTATGGATTTTGGATTTATGCGCCGAGCATTAGTGGCATGTTTGGCCCTTTCACTCAGTTCTGCGCCTTTAGGTGTTTTCTTATTATTGCGGCGAATGAGTTTAGTTGGCGATGCGCTATCTCACGCCGTACTACCGGGCGCGGCTATTGGTTACTTAATTTCTGGCATGTCACTGGTTGCAATGGGGGTTGGCGGTTTTATCGCGGGATTAGCGGTTGCGGTGATGTCGGGGTGGGTCAGCCGTCGAACGCCATTAAAAGAAGATGCCAGTTTTGCCGGTTTTTATCTGGGGTCATTAGCGTTAGGGGTCACGCTGGTATCGCTACGAGGTTCGAGCATGGATCTGCTCCATGTGCTATTCGGTTCAATTTTAGCGGTAGATATTCATGCCATGACGATGGTGGGCGTGATAACGACATTTTCGATGTTGGCATTAGCAGCGATTTATCGTGCACTCGTGGTTGAGTCTTTTGATCCTGTCTTTCTGCGAGTCAGCATGGGGCGTTGGTTGATGCTGGTTCATGCACTGTTCTTGTCATTGGTGGTGCTCAACCTAGTGGCTGGTTTTCAGATCCTCGGAACGCTTATGTCGGTCGGGTTAATGATGCTCCCAGCTGCGAGCGCTCGCTTTTGGGCCAAAAATTTACCACATACATTGGCTATCGCCATGGTGATCGGCATGGTCGCCAGTATCGTTGGCCTACTGTGGTCTTATTACGCCTCGCTTCCTGCGGGTCCAGCGATTGTACTCAGCGCTAGCCTGATTTTCTTTTTGTCGATTCTATTCGGTACGCGCGGTGGTGTTTTGTCCACTGTACGTCGTTAA
- a CDS encoding metal ABC transporter ATP-binding protein: MINLNKAEIGYERNAITAPIDGCFSAGSLTAIIGANGAGKSTLLKTLAGLQPLVAGKIVFTAGSPAQMAYLPQQVEIDKQFPMIVQDVVAMGCWPQSGLLGGINRASRERIKQALSLVGMQDRVRHPVGELSGGQLQRVLFARLWVQQAPLILLDEPFTGIDTQTVQLLLKVIHQLHQEGRTVIAVLHDMSMVAEHFPQALWLTPQGYRWQHSEQVLIELHRSHSDTCALSSVTQQPNSSKVINV; encoded by the coding sequence ATGATTAATTTAAATAAGGCTGAAATTGGTTATGAGCGCAATGCCATTACCGCACCCATTGATGGCTGTTTTTCCGCAGGTTCACTCACCGCTATCATTGGTGCAAATGGAGCGGGTAAATCTACATTGCTCAAAACGCTGGCTGGTTTACAGCCGCTGGTGGCAGGAAAAATCGTTTTTACTGCTGGGTCACCGGCTCAAATGGCCTATCTTCCTCAGCAAGTTGAAATCGATAAGCAGTTCCCGATGATCGTGCAAGATGTGGTTGCTATGGGGTGTTGGCCGCAAAGTGGGTTACTAGGTGGGATTAATCGCGCATCACGTGAGCGAATAAAGCAAGCACTCAGCTTGGTCGGTATGCAGGATAGGGTCCGTCATCCTGTCGGGGAACTTTCCGGTGGTCAGTTGCAACGAGTGTTGTTCGCTCGTCTATGGGTACAGCAGGCCCCGTTGATTTTGTTGGATGAGCCTTTTACCGGTATCGACACCCAAACGGTACAACTTCTTCTTAAGGTCATCCATCAGCTACATCAAGAGGGGAGAACCGTTATTGCCGTTTTGCACGATATGTCTATGGTGGCTGAACATTTCCCCCAAGCGCTTTGGCTGACTCCTCAGGGATATCGCTGGCAGCATTCTGAGCAGGTTTTAATCGAATTGCATCGCTCGCACAGTGACACTTGTGCACTCTCTTCCGTGACTCAGCAGCCCAACTCCTCGAAAGTGATCAACGTATGA
- the tomB gene encoding Hha toxicity modulator TomB: protein MDEYSPKRHDIAQLKFLCESLYDEGIATLGDSHHGWVNDPTAAVNLQLNDLIEHIASFVMSFKIKYPDDGDLSELVEEYLDDTYTLFSSYGINDPELRRWQKTKERLFRLFSGEYICTLMKS from the coding sequence ATGGATGAGTACTCGCCAAAAAGGCATGATATTGCCCAACTGAAGTTTCTCTGTGAGAGTTTGTATGATGAAGGTATTGCTACGCTCGGCGATAGCCATCATGGGTGGGTGAACGACCCCACAGCAGCTGTCAATCTGCAACTTAATGATTTGATCGAGCATATAGCTTCATTTGTGATGAGTTTTAAAATAAAATACCCAGACGACGGCGACCTATCAGAGCTAGTGGAAGAATATTTAGACGATACTTATACTCTGTTTAGTAGTTACGGGATCAACGATCCCGAATTGCGTCGCTGGCAAAAAACTAAAGAGCGTTTATTCAGACTTTTCTCAGGGGAATACATCTGTACGCTGATGAAAAGTTAA
- the ymoA gene encoding expression modulating protein YmoA, with amino-acid sequence MTKTDYLMRLRKCTTIDTLERVIEKNKYELSDDELELFYSAADHRLAELTMNKLYDKIPPTVWQHVK; translated from the coding sequence ATGACTAAAACTGACTACCTGATGCGTTTAAGAAAGTGTACGACTATTGACACGCTTGAGCGTGTAATTGAAAAAAATAAATATGAACTTTCTGACGATGAGTTGGAGTTATTCTACTCAGCAGCCGATCATCGCTTAGCTGAGCTCACAATGAATAAGCTTTATGATAAAATTCCACCTACAGTTTGGCAGCATGTAAAATAG